Below is a window of Camelina sativa cultivar DH55 chromosome 11, Cs, whole genome shotgun sequence DNA.
TGTCGGATTCGTTTCAAATTTGTCAATCGACGAATTTGATCCAAATTCCGCCGACGAGCTTAGATCGACTAGCTGAAGTTCGCTGGAAAGAAAATAATCGTCGGGAGATAAATTATAAACCTGTTTGCTGTTTTCATTCTCAATTCCTAATGTTCAATTTAATGCCATTTAATTAACATTTAACAGTTTTGTAAGTCTCAAATCGTGTTTTCTCGTTGAGAGGTTGAAGTAGAGAACTCAAGATGCGTTGGCCAAGACTACGTCGTCTAATAGtagcatatataaaaaatgtcatttttggCCTAAAACAACACATGTCAGCCACATAATCAAGTTTTAACGGTGATTTAAAACTGTTATGTCTCAAGTATGGTTTCACACAAAATTATAAGTTAATGTAGtaaatttgaagttttgtataataaaagTATGATTTGGCACAGTATCATAGATCATGTATGAATTGAACATATGATCAAAGTGAGGGTATGAAAAACCCTTTTTCCCTTAAACTAAGCTTTTTGAGCTCACTTTTTTTCCATAACAAGTAGTCAATATTCTTTTCATCATTAAGTATCTAGAAGCGTAATCTTCAAAGTTTCACGTGTTTAGTGTAATAGTGTAATTATAAAGTAGCTAAGTTAAAAAAACAGTAATTACTATGTTAATGTcataaaatgtttaatataaaaagtagCTTTACGAGATATGTAGTACGGGGAAAGGTTTTTTTGCCTAGAAGGTTCTTTCTCAACCTCAATCTCAATCTTAATCTTAATTGGGTCAAAACTGCCGTCCTCCAAAATCTTAAGTTCTGAATATTCTGCAGAATGCcccaactttttgttttgtgactcTTAGACCCACACTCGTTTCTTTTTTGACAATTATATATAGCTTTGACGAATGATGTTTCCTATTCATACGTACTAACCAAATCATAGATCAGATAGTATCTACTATCTAATAACGTCCGTTATCTAACTATTATTGTATAAAGAAACTATGTTTTCCTTTTGTAAACTTTGGTCTTAGTATGTAACTATCATCAAAACATTGTTTAGCGAAAACCCCCATCGATATCGGTAtgtcttcattttcttttaatctcCATATATATAGATGTCCTTGTCGTTTGTTTTTTCCATTTAGCAAGAAAAGTTCAGTCAATTTGGGCgacaaaagaaatttaatatcAGCCACAAGAACTTAGGAATGATTATATAGATCGTGACACaaacttttcatatttttatattttagaagGATGACTTGGGTCGAGAGATTAGTACATTAATATCAACTACAACTTGAAGTAGTATGGAGTCATGGAGAAGTACAATTTTGGACTCGACCCATTAATCTTAAAAAGTTAAAGAATTTAAACTAATACAcgaatttttaattaaaaaaaaacaaaaaaaaaaacatcaatcgTATACAACAGAGATGATGTCCCAAAATACTAATTACTACCTATTACAAATGAAGATACTAATTATTACCTGTTACAAATTTATGGTAATGACTTTATTCACGAAATAGCGACGAACGCTGAAAAAATCGACAGAAAGATcgaaataatttttagaaaataaattaaaatctaatttgtAAGTGTAAAAAAAgactataaaatatataattatagagTATTAGGAAATAATCAAACTTGTTGTCAGTGAGCCAAGTCAGCAACAACCCTTCTGACTGCTTCTTGGAAGGCTGATTCGTCCCATTCACCCtacaatataataaataatttcaaaaaatttgagGTTCTTTTATTCCGAtgactaaaacttttttttagtcaaGACCAAACCAGTGATCATCTACTAATCgtatcaaataaattaatctatactttatcAAATCAGCTCATGTGGGAAATATACAAAGAGTAAAATCTCAAATAATGTATTACCTTAACGGAAACCAAATTGATAAAATGAATTAAGATGTTACTTTACCTCAATCTTGAGCCTTAAGCTCACAAGAACAACCGAACTATCTCTAGCTCGACTTCGAGCTTCGATTGATACTAAGCTCACATTGTTGATTTGCTTCAAGAATTCGAGAAGCCTTATCATCAAATCGTCAACCCTAATGATGTCTTCTCTTAGAACAACTCTTAGATCCAACATCCTCTCTCTAGATGTTGATTCCGGTATATGTCTTATACAAACGTTAAACCTCTCATCGGGTTGTAAATCATttccaatctctctttctccggCTAGCTTCGCCTCTAGCTCCCGATTTCTCTTTAGGAGTTTTGAAATCTCGCCTTGCAAAGAAGATAGTTGCTCTCTTGCAATGGTGAGGACCGATGCTTTATCTTTCTGTTCACATATATTTACTCTTAACATTAGCTCCACTATATCATGGTCAATTCTTATATTAGCATATGTaatatacttaaaaaacaatttttaaagatattaatgataattataaattgaacagaaacaataattaatcaTGGACAAAGTAtttatagaattaaaaaaaacatataaaatttatgaaaaaaatgacaTGTCACATACCTTAGTTCCCGGAGGAAGGAGAGATCTCAATGCTTGAAAGCTCTCATTAAGCTTCTCTCGCCGTTTCCTCTCCGATATCATATGATGTAATTGCGTTGTGGATGGCGAACGTCCACCCCCGCCACTACCACCGCTTCCATCTCCTGCCATAGTAGCGTTTTCCCTAACAAAACGCTCTCTCCGTTGAATGTTAAGCCTATTGTAAAACGTAATCGCTCTTTTCATCATGCTTTGCTTCCGCACACTAGGCTGTGGCCGCGCTCTATCTCCGCCACTAATCATGCAGTAATATCTTTTAAAAGCGGTGGCTCTTCCTTTACGTAGCGGGGAGGAAGAAGTAGACGGAGGACTTGACGACCCCCTTAAAACCGCTAAGATAGCTTGCGTCATTGCTTCTTCCTCAAGTTCACGGTTACGGAACAAAggctcttgttgttgttgttggtggtggaTCATATTGATCGGAGCTAGCAGTGGATGTCCCGGAGCGTTAACCGCGTCAGTCGTCGTTGAAGGTTTAGGGATGAGTGGGAATAAAAGAGAGGAATATTCGGAGACGTGGTTGGGactaagagaagaagaagatgtagacAGATGACGCGGTGGCCGGAGATAGTCGGAGTTTACCGGAGAAGAGTTTCTATTGAAATCTTCAGGGAACCATTCTCGAAGACTTTCTTCTATTTTCATCTGTCGTTGAGTCGAGTCAATGCAACATTATTATATAGAGATCGATTAGTGAGagacattaaaaatattagttcaaGTAATTAATAAATGCTTATGGtgttattagaaaaaaaaagattcatacaTTTGCAGCATCATACGTCATTCCGAGTTCGATCTCGCCGCTCCGGCAACCCATGAATATCACCGTCTGAtcataatacaaatttttacaacattaaatttacatatatatatatatatattacttacgTTTTGTTGATAcattatgaaaatgaaatagTGTACCTTAATCTTGGCTTCCTGCTAGCGACCAAATTATATGAAACGAGATGAAGAATTGGTTATGTGTGAATTCATAATTACAATAATCCTAACTGATCATTGCAATAATAATGACCTGATAGAAGAGACGTTGTGCGTCGTTATAAGCAAGCCTTTGAATTTCTTGTTGTCGAATCTCTACGTATGGAAGATTGTTCATGAACGCCATGCTTGGTACATGCCTGacattatttacatatttcatttttaaaattattataattaatcatcTACGTATATTCACGAACGTAAACACTTcatgtgcatatatatacatatacattaaTGACTTGAATTGATGACAATTTTATACCCATTATGGAGAGGGATAAGAGATTGGCGATACTCAAGGAGCAAGCTTCTAGCTAAActtcgagaagaagaagaaggtggttcTTGAGAAGCTTCATTGTAAAATGCATCCATTGATATCAAATAGCTGCAGCTCAAAATCAAATGCAtcatgtttaataaataaataaaaacatctaTACATTATGTATAATGAACATAAATGTGTAAATAGTGTAATATATGTAAAGattgagaatgaagaagaatagAAGATATGATTATTACTTAGAAGGCCGAGGAAAATAATAAGACCAGAGACAAACATAAACGCATCCGAAAGCATGAGCTAGCGACGAGATTAACTGTTTTCGTGTATTCGAATCATCCATTAAGAAGAATGCGTCCATATCACACAAATTGAAGATTTtgagaattgaagaagaagaagagataattaGAGCTTCATTGCTTAGTTCTGTGATaatgagagagagggagggaggGAAAATTATTCGtttcattattaattttctattcaaacaaaagaaagaaaatattaaagtgGAGAAAAGTAGAGAGAAGAAGCagccaaaagagagagatagagagagatgtcTTACAAAGAGAGAGTCCAAGTCAAATGTATCGAAGTTTTGAAACACGGTCAAGAGAGGATGgcaaattcaattattttattttgatcttattatattacaaaCCCTTctcataaatttattatttatgtatatgtgGTTTTAACTTaataaagacaaaagaaaataataatttatttagttaccaaaactagtaaatttgaaattcaaaaattaaaaataatcatcaaaaattaaaaactagtaCATTATATCATTATGTAAGGTTAGTggtaaaataattatcaaatttttgttttatgcacTTCAAAAATTTAGATAGTTAATAGATTTAAAAATCGAATCCGAATAATGATATCTTTGATACGGCAATACTGGATACCAACccatcaaaaaataaatataatttcttcatatatgattttttgaataatatttacctaATATGCTAcctttaaatttataaatattataattacttaaattttatGGATTGAGAGAGTTAAGTGtgtgtgtaataataatttataaagaatatttGAAAATAACGGATATATGgatagtaatatatattagaaactcgGATCGGATGTTTTGAATTTACAGGATATTCAATCTGTTTAACTATACAGATAATAGATAAGGTTATTAGCTTTGATAATTCATTTGTTGCTATAGTAGCTTTgtgaaaatttcaagaaaagttttgtttctatttgtcTCTTAGTTAATCAATTAATGAGAGTGGCCAAAAACGACGTCGTGAGTTTCTTTAATTCTTTATAAGTACTGATAATTTATCAAACCattgaaagaaagaacaaagaaaaaagaaaaaagaaaagagttctATAACTAATTGTCTATTTTTGAAGAATCTTTACTATTACTGAAAAAGGTATAATCATGTGATTTTTATGTAGTTCCTTTGccattctcatctttttctgcttatatatatataataattgttcCAATATTCCTAGTTACATCGCCTCTAGAACTATCTTTCTGAATTAgtactagtatatataatattatattattatgtgtCCTTCACAGAGTATTCAATCCTacctaatataatatatatagcagAAATCACAAGCTTCCAGAACTAtataacctctttttttttttttttttttgtcacaagaaCTATATAACCAACTGTTGTTTTTCTCAAGTCTCAACTATATGTTAACTGTTTATAAGGTAAGGTTTGCATTTTTAATTCTAATGTATCCAGCAAAAATCAGATATTGTTTTCGAATAAAAAGACGATGACTACTaaactattatatttattattttattataataaatttaaaattagaaaataaatcactTTTTCACAGGTTAGGCTTCTCTCAATATCGAATCCGATAGAAAATAACTATGTTGCATTGAAACTCTTTTCGAGGTCCGTTTTCCGTTTTTGAAATGTTTCGGAAATAGAAACTCGTGGAAACTCGGAAACAAGGCACAAAAACACGATTCCtagaaatttttgtttggaaacacgatggaaactccattttcgttttggaaacacgacgaaaacttcttttttaatttgaaacttaataaataaagattttttaaatataaaaattcattatagatataaatatataatattattagtgttttaattcaactaattaatatttatatctaaagttttattgtttgaagcttttttatatggtttttatgtttggtgttttattatatatatagatataatatataaatctata
It encodes the following:
- the LOC104726240 gene encoding putative transcription factor bHLH041 isoform X2; this translates as MMHLILSCSYLISMDAFYNEASQEPPSSSSRSLARSLLLEYRQSLIPLHNGHVPSMAFMNNLPYVEIRQQEIQRLAYNDAQRLFYQMKIEESLREWFPEDFNRNSSPVNSDYLRPPRHLSTSSSSLSPNHVSEYSSLLFPLIPKPSTTTDAVNAPGHPLLAPINMIHHQQQQQEPLFRNRELEEEAMTQAILAVLRGSSSPPSTSSSPLRKGRATAFKRYYCMISGGDRARPQPSVRKQSMMKRAITFYNRLNIQRRERFVRENATMAGDGSGGSGGGGRSPSTTQLHHMISERKRREKLNESFQALRSLLPPGTKKDKASVLTIAREQLSSLQGEISKLLKRNRELEAKLAGEREIGNDLQPDERFNVCIRHIPESTSRERMLDLRVVLREDIIRVDDLMIRLLEFLKQINNVSLVSIEARSRARDSSVVLVSLRLKIEGEWDESAFQEAVRRVVADLAH
- the LOC104726240 gene encoding putative transcription factor bHLH041 isoform X1 — protein: MDAFFLMDDSNTRKQLISSLAHAFGCVYVCLWSYYFPRPSNYLISMDAFYNEASQEPPSSSSRSLARSLLLEYRQSLIPLHNGHVPSMAFMNNLPYVEIRQQEIQRLAYNDAQRLFYQEAKIKTVIFMGCRSGEIELGMTYDAANMKIEESLREWFPEDFNRNSSPVNSDYLRPPRHLSTSSSSLSPNHVSEYSSLLFPLIPKPSTTTDAVNAPGHPLLAPINMIHHQQQQQEPLFRNRELEEEAMTQAILAVLRGSSSPPSTSSSPLRKGRATAFKRYYCMISGGDRARPQPSVRKQSMMKRAITFYNRLNIQRRERFVRENATMAGDGSGGSGGGGRSPSTTQLHHMISERKRREKLNESFQALRSLLPPGTKKDKASVLTIAREQLSSLQGEISKLLKRNRELEAKLAGEREIGNDLQPDERFNVCIRHIPESTSRERMLDLRVVLREDIIRVDDLMIRLLEFLKQINNVSLVSIEARSRARDSSVVLVSLRLKIEGEWDESAFQEAVRRVVADLAH